The following is a genomic window from Dermatophilaceae bacterium Soc4.6.
GGTCTGCGCGACCTCGTCGCCGACCTCGGCGAGATCGACGCCAAGGAGATCTCGACCATCCACCTCGGCGACGGGATGGTCGTCCGGGTCGGACGCTACGGACCGTACGTCGAGGAAGTGGTCCCCCAGGGCGTCGACCCCTCCACGGGCGAGGTCACGGCCGACGACGCAGACGCACCCGTGGTGACGCCGAGGCGCGTCACCATCAACGACGACATCGCCCCCGACGAGATGACCCCGGCGAGGGCGCGCGAGCTGCTCGAGGCTGCGGCCGACGACGGTCGTGTCCTGGGAATCGAGCCGGAGTCGGGCCGCGAGATCATCGCGCGCGCCGGAAGATACGGCCCCTACGTCACTGAGGTGCTGCCGCCCGAGCTCGTCGACCTCAAGGGCAAGAACAAGGTCAAGCCGCGCACCGCCTCGCTCTTCAAGGACATGGACCTCGCGACGATCGACCTCGCGGCCGCCCTGCAGCTGATGTCGCTGCCCCGGGTCGTCGGCACCGTCGTCGACGACGAGGGCAAGCCGGTGGAGATCACCGCGCAGAACGGCCGCTACGGGCCCTACCTCAAGAAGGGCACCGACAGCCGCTCGCTCGTCACCGAGGACCAGCTCTTCACCGTCACCCTCGAGGAGGCGCAGGCGATCTACGCGCAGCCCAAGCAGCGCGGGCGAGCGGCGGCCGCGCCGCTCAAGGAGCTCGGGGCCGACCCCGTGTCGGGCAAGCCGGTGGTGGTCAAGGAAGGCCGGTTCGGGCCCTACGTCACCGACGGCGAGACCAACGCGACCCTTCGTCGGGAGGACGACCCCGAGACCATCACGCCCGAGCGCGGCTTCGAGCTGCTCTCCGACAAGCGGGCTGCCGGCCCGTCGACCCGCAAGCGGGCCGTGAAGAAGACGACGACGAAGAAGACGGCGGCGAAGAAGACGACCGCCGCCAAGAAGGCCACACCGAGGAAGACGACCACCAAGGCGACCACGACCAAGACCGCCGTCAAGAAGTCGTGAGCGAGACCCAGCCGGTCCTCGAGTCGTCGACGCGGCAGGCCCTCAGCCACCGGCTGCGGGTCGAGCAGGCGGGCAGCCGCCTGCCCTCCGTGGCCGCAGGCCTCGTGCGCGAGGGCCGACTGGTGTGGTCCGACGCGGTCGGCACCGTGGACGGCCGGGCCGAGGGTGCGGCAGCCGACACCGACACCCAGTACCGCATCGGCTCGATCACCAAGACCTTCGTCGCGGTGGCGGTCCTGCGGTTGCGTGACCGGGGGGCGCTCGACCTCGACGACCGGTTCGAGGAGCACGTGCCCGGCAGCGCCTTCGGGCGGGCCACGGTGGCCCAGCTGCTGTCCCAGTCCTCGGGGCTCCAGGCGGAGACCGACGGGCCCTGGTGGGAGCGCACCCCCGGCGGCGGCTGGGACGACCTCGTCTCGCCCGTGGCTCCCCGACAGCGCACCCGCGCGGGCCGTCGCTTCCACTACTCGAACGTCGGTTTCGCCGCCCTCGGCGAGCTGGTGGCGCGGGCCCACGGCATACCGTGGCACGAGGTCGTGGCCCGAGACCTCCTGACACCGCTGCAGATGGGCCGGACGACGACCCGCCCCAGTGGCAAGGCCGCGCAGGGACTGGCGGTGCACCCGCTCACCGACCAGCTGCTGAGCGAGCCCGAGCACGACGCGGGCGCCATGGCTCCGGCGGGCCAGCTCTGGTCCACCGTCGAGGATCTCGCGCGATGGGCGGCCTTCCTCGGAGGCGACCTCGGCGATGTCCTTTCCCGCGACACGATGGACGAGATGCTCGAGCCGCAGGCGGTCGTCGACCTGCCGGGCCTGCCGTGGACGGGTGCCTACGGGCTCGGCTGGCAGGTCTGGAACGTCGACGGACGGCGCTACGTCGGGCACGGCGGCTCCATGCCCGGATTCCTCGCCGGGCTGCAGGTCGACCTCGAGAGCGGCGACGGGGTCGTCAGCTTCGCCAACACCACCTCGGGCATGTCGCCCTTCGGTCGTGAGTTGCTGCAGCTGGTCGCCGAGCGCGAACCGCGTGACCCGGTCGTGTGGCGCGCCGGCGGCTCGTCCCGCGAGGCGGTCGAGCTCGTCGGGTCGTGGCACTGGGGTCCCACCCGCCAGGAGCTGCGGGCCGACGGTGAGGGGGGTCTCGTGCTGGGTCTGCCGGGCGAGGGCCGTGGCTCGCGCTTCCGGCCCGCGGGCACCGACGAGTGGGTCGGCGTCGACGGCTACTACGCGGCCGAGCCGCTGCGGGTGGTCCGCGACGGTGCCGGGGCGGTGAGCCACCTCGACCTCGCGTCGTTCCGGCTCACCCGCGAGCCCTACGACCCGGCGCGCGACATCCCCGGTGGCGTCGACGGCAGCGGCTGGCACTGACCCCCGGGGGTGGGGGCGGGACCCGTCGTGGACGGGTGCTTGCTGCCGTGCCTAGCCTTGAGGTCATGAGCACCCCCCAACTGCCCCTCGGCACCGGCTTCGGCGCCGACACCACGGCCGACGAGGTCCTCGCCGGTGTCGACCTCACCGGCCGGATCGCCCTCGTCACCGGTGGCTACTCCGGTCTGGGCCTCGAGACGACCCGCGCCCTCGCCCGGGCCGGCGCCCACGTCGTCGTCCCTGCCCGCCGTCCCGACACCGCTCGCGAGCAGCTCGACGGTCTGGCCGGCGTCGAGGTCGACGAGCTCGACCTCGCCGACCTGGGCTCGGTGGAGGCCTTCGCCGGGCGCTTCCTCGCCACCGGGCGCGACCTCGACCTGATGATCAACAGCGCGGCGGTCATGGCCACCCCCGAGACCCGGGTGGGCCCGGGCTGGGAGGCGCAGTTCGCCACGAACCACCTCGGGCACTTCGCCTTGGTCAACCGGCTGATGCCCGCCCTCACCGCCGGCTCGGGCGCCCGGGTCGTCTCGGTCTCGTCGATCGGTCACCACCGCTCGGCGATCCGGTGGGACGACATCGACTTCGCCACGGGCTACGAGAAGTGGGCGGCCTACGGCCAGGCCAAGACGGCCAACTCCCTCTTCGCGGTGCACCTCGACGCGGTCGGCGCCGACCGGGGTGTCCGCGCCTTCGCGGTCCACCCCGGCGGCATCCTCACTCCGCTCCAGCGCCACCTCTCGCGGGAGGAGCAGGTCGAGATGGGATGGATCGACGAGCAGGGTCGCTCGCTCCACCCCGCCTTCAAGTCGCCGCAGGCCGGGGCCGCCACCGCGACCTTCGCCGCGACGTCGGCGCAGCTCGACGGCCTGGGTGGGGTCTACCTCGAGGACTGCGACATCGCGTCACCGAGGCACGAGGGCGGCCCACGCGCCGGCGTGATGCCGTATGCCGTCGACCCCGCCGAGGCCGAGCGGCTCTGGCAGCTGTCGGCCCAGCGCACCGGCGTCGACGCCTTCGCCTGAGACGCGGGCCGGCACGACCCCCTACGGGACCTAGGCTCGTCGCATGCGAGACGACGGGCGAGGCGTGCTGGTGACCGGGGCGTCGCGGGGGATCGGCGCCGCGACGGCGCAGGCCTTCGCGGCGCAGGGCGACCGGGTGGCGGTGCACTACCGGTCCGGCGAGGTGCAGGCCCGCGCGGTGCTGGCCGACCTGCCCGGTGAGGGGCACGTGCTGGTGCAGGCCGACCTCGCCGACCCGCAGCAGGTGCGGCACCTGGCCGACGAGACGGTGGCGGGCCTGGGGCGGGTCGACGTGCTGGTCAACAACGCCGCGCTCTTCCTCGACCCGGACCCGGCCCGGGTCGGCGGCAGCCGCCGCGGCGAGCACCGCGTGACGGACGTCGACTACGACGACTGGGTGCGCGCGTGGCAGACGACGATCGCGACCAACCTGCTGGGCCCGGCCAACCTCACCTGGTGCGTCGCCCGGCACATGGGCGAGGTTCCTCCGCGGGGCGGTCTCCCGGTCGGGCGCGTCGTCAACGTCGGCTCCCGAGGCGCCTACCGGGGCGAGCCGCACGTGCCGGCCTACGGCGCGAGCAAGGCCGGGCTGCACGCCTTCGGCCAGTCGATGGCGGTCGCTCTCGCCCCGGTCGGCATCAGCGTCGTCTCGGTGGCACCCGGCTTCGTCGCCACCGAGATGGCTGCGGCCCTGCTCGACGGGCCCGAGGGCGACGGCATCCGGGCCCAGAGCCCCTACGGCCGGGTCGCCTCCCCCCAGGAGGTCGCGCGCGCGATCGTCGCGCTCGCCGACCCCGGCGCCGAGTGGATGTCGGGCGCGGTGGTCGACCTCAACGGCGCCAGCCACCTGCGATAGGCGCCCGGGGGCCGATCGCGCCAATAAATGTCCAAAGAGTCAGAGTTCTGGGGAGTATCTGGCACTCGGGGTGGTCGTCCATCTGTGACACTGGTCGCACAGCGAACGACCGGCTCAGCCACGGGCGACCCCCGGTGGCCACCCAGCACTCACGACAGGGACTCCACATGGACGAGGCGACCGCACCATCCACCATCACGACCGACGAGCGCGCCGCGACCGAGGGGCACGACGAACAGCGGTTGACGACGGTCAGGGCGCTGCGCGAGCTGATCCTCGCCGGGGAGCACTACCGGCTCGCCGTGGCGGTGCACCTCGGCGTCACCGTCAACGAGAGCCAGGTCTTCAGCTATCTCTTCGTCAACGGCCCGATGGGGCAGACCGACCTCGCCCGGGCGATGAACCTCACGACCAGCACCCTGACCGCCATGATCGACCGGCTCGAGGCCCGCGGCTACACCGAGCGTCGCAGCGACCCCTCGGACCGGCGGCGCAGCATCGTCGCCCTCTCCGAGACGGGTGAGCACGAGCTCGCCGGGGTGCGGCACTGGATGACGAACGCCCTCGAGTCCGTGGCCGACGCCGAGGTCGAGGCGGCCGGTGAGCTCTTCCGCACGGTCGCGTCGTCGCTGCGCGGATACACCTCCGCGGTGGTCGACATGGAGAGCAAGCACGAGAGGCCGCGCCGCCGCATCTGAGCGGTCAGCCCCAACGCCCGCGGATGCCCGCCCGCTCGAGCTGCTGCGCGCACGTCACACAGGTGCGAGCGGTCGGGCGGGCCTCGAGCCGAGCGGCCCCCACGGGTCCCCCGCACTGGGCGCACCGGCCGTGTGCGCTGGTTCCCACCCGCTCCAGCGCCGCGTCGACCTCGACGAGCCGGCGCCGGCTCGCGGCCGTCAGGGCCGCGAGCTGGGCCCGCTCGTAGCCGATGGTCTGACCCTCGGGGTCGTGCTCGTCGTCAGCGTTGGAGTCCCGAGAGGCCTCGACCAGCTCAGCCATGTCGGCGTCGAGGGCCCGCACCCGGGTCTCGAGCCGGTCGCGCTCGGTCTGCAGCGACCGTCGGGCCGCCAGCAGCTCGACCAGCTCGGCCGGCTGGTCCGTCCCGTCGCGCGCCGACTGCTCTCCTGACACGTCCGCACAACGCCCGGACCGCAGACGGGTGTTCCCCCGTGGCCGCCGACGGGTGCGGCATACGATCGCCGCATGCGCCCTGCGACCGACGTCACCACCGCCCCCCTCGCCGCCCTCGGCCTGCTCGGGGGCTACGTCCTGGCCCGCGAGACGGGGGTGCGCCCCCTCGGCGGCGTCGTGCTCGCCGGGGTCGGTGCGTATGCCGCCCGCACCTGGCTGGCCAAGGCCGGCGGCCCCGCGACGGCCGGCCTCCTCGCGCTCTACGTCGGCGGCATGGGCGCCTCGCACCCCCTCGCCAAGAAGGTCGGGGCCTGGCCGGCCGTGCTCGCGGTCGCCGCCGTGAGCGCCGGCGCGTCCTGGGCGGTCGCCGACCGCCGCTGACGCCACCTCACATCCGGGGCACCTGACGCGTCTACGGAAGGTGAGACACTCGCGACCAGGAGGACCGATGGCACCCGTGGACCCGACCACCTGGCACACCGAGCTCGACTCGCCGGTCGGCCGCCTGAGCGTCGTGCGTGACGCCGGCGCGGTCACCGGCCTCTACTTCGAGGGCCACTCGCGTCGGCCCGACGTCGCGCGCTGGGGTGAGCGGCGCGCCGACGGCTTCGAGCAGCTCGCGAGCGAGCTGGGGGAGTACTTCACGGGCACGCGCCGCCGCTTCACCCTGCCCGTCCGCCTCGATGGCAGGCCCTTCCAGCAGCAGGTGTGGGCGCTGCTGGCGCAGATCCCCCACGGCGAGACCACGACGTATGGAGCGCTCTCGGCTCGCCTCGCCAGCCGTTCGGCCCACCCCCGGGCCGTCGGCCACGCGGTGGGGCAGAACCCCGTCTCGCTGCTCGTCCCCTGCCACCGCGTCGTCGGCGCGACCGGGAGCCTGACCGGGTACGCCGGCGGCCTTGCCCGTAAGCAGCACCTGCTGGTGCTGGAGGGCGTGCTGGGCGAGGGGGAGAGCGTCGTGCCCCGGGGGCCGACGCTCTTCGCGCTGTGAGCGCCCACGTCGAGCGAGGCGTCGGGCAAGGCGTCGGGCGAGGCCGCCAGCCCTTCGAGGGCGTGGTCACCGACCACGGTGCCATGGTGCTGCGGGTCGTGCGCGCCGTGCTGGGTGCCGGGGACGACGCGGACGACGCCTGGTCCGAGACCTTCCTGGCCGCGCTCGGCGCCTGGCCCGACCTGCCGGCCGACACGCACGTCGAGGCGTGGCTGGTGACCGTCGCCCACCGCAAGGCGGTCGACGTCACGCGCCGCCGGGCCCGCCACGCCGTGCCCGTGGCCGACCTGCCGGAGACCGCGGGCGCCCACCCCGCGGCCGGGTGGCCCGGCGGGGGAGCGGCAGTGGGCTCCGGCGCCCACGCCGACGCGCTCGACCTGACCGCCGCCGTCGCGGCGCTACCCCGCCGCCAGCGCGAGGCCGTGGCCTACCACCACCTCGCCGGTCTGCCGCACGCGGAGGTCGCCGCCCTCGTGGGCAGCACTCCCGCCGCGGTGCGGCGGGCTGCTGCTGACGGTGTCGCCGCCCTGCGCCGCACGACGTCCCTGGAGGACAGATGACCGACCCCCGCACGACCGACCCCCTCGACCTCGCCACGGCCCTCGGTGCGGCGTATGCCGTCCCCCCCGGCGACCTCGACCGGCTCCGCCAGCGACTGGCGAAGGCGGCCGAGAGGGACGACCTGCTCGACGTCGCCATCCGCACGGTGGACAGCCCCGTCGGTGCCCTGCTGCTGGCCGCGACGGTGGAGGGCGTGGTGCGAGTCGCGTTCTCCAGCGAGGGTTTCGACGCCGTACAGGCCGAGCTCGCCGATCGGGTCAGCCCTCGGGTGCTCGTCGCCCCCCGACGGCTGGACCCGGCTGCGCGCCAGCTCGACGACTACTTCGCCGGGGGGCGACGGCAGTTCGAGCTGCCGCTCGACTGGCGGCTGGTGGCGGGCTACCGCAGTGAGGTGCTCCACCACCTGGCCACCGACGTGCCGTACGGCGGCACGGCGAGCTATGCCGCACTGGCGGCCCGCACCAGCAGCCCCCGGGCCGTGCGGGCGGTGGGCACGGCCTGCGCGACCAACCCGCTGCCCCTGCTCGTGCCCTGCCACCGCGTGGTGCGCTCGGACGGCAGTGCGGGCCGCTATCGGGGAGGGCCGGAGGCCAAGGCCACGTTGCTGGCGCTGGAGTCGCGGGCCTGACCGCGGCGAGGCCGCTCACCCCCGGGGCCTGTCACCGCCGGGGGAAAACGAAAGCGGTGCCCATGACGGCTCGGGGGGTCTCGCCATGGGCACCGCGTTCGTGGACCAGTCCCGTCGTGCGATGGCCCCTGATCTGGGTCAGGAGTCGTCGAGCACGTCGGACCGGAATGGCCACTGCCGGTCTGGCTGGCAGAAGCGATGTTGCCACACTATGGCATCCACGCAACATCTGGGTCCACATCCTGGAAAAACCAGAGAGGTGTCATCAAGCGCCCATCGATGTCACCTACCTGCCGGGGTGCGCGGGGGCCCTGTCAGCCGGCGCTGACGTCGATGAGCACCTTCCCGACGACGCCGTCCTCGACGGCGGCGTGGGCCGCGGCGGTCTCCTCGAGCGCGTAGTGGTGCAGCGGCAGGCCGTGCTGGTCGCCGACCCCGAAGGCCCCGGCCGCCACGGCCGCGTTGATGTCCTCGGCGGCTGCGGTCAGCGCCTCCTGCCCCACGGTGTAGAGCAGTACCCACTGGAAGCGGGCGTTGGTGCCGAAGGTCTCCCGCACCGTGAGGGTGACCTCGTCGCCACCGTTGTTGGCGTAGATCGCGATCGTCCCGCGCGGGCGGATGACCTGCAGGTCGAGGCGCAGGTTCTGTGCCGGCGCGACCTCGACGACGATGTCGACGCCGTCGGGTACGACGGCGCGGATCGCCGCGACCGTGTCGGCCTGGTCGCCGTCGCGGTAGTTGACGACGTGGTGCGCCCCCGCGGCGGTCGCGAGGGCGCCCTTGTCGGCGCCCGAGACGGTCGTGACGACGGTCGCCCCCGCCCAGACGGCCAGCTGGATCGCCGCGTTGCCGACGGCCCCCGCACCGCCGGCAACGAGCACCGTGCGTCCGCTCAGGGCACCGGCGGTCAGGCGCGTCGGGCCGCCCTCGCTGGTGGTGAGAGCGCGGTGGGCGGTGACGGCCGGCACGCCCAGGTCGGCGCCGAGGTCAAAGCTCGCCGTGTCGGGCAGCAGCACCACCCGGTCGGCCGGCAGCACCGTCAGCTCCTGCGCGGTGCCGGTGGGGCGCTGGTGCTGCGCCAGCATCACCCACACCCGGTCACCCACCGCGAGGGCGGTCACTCCCTCACCGACCGCGTCGACCACACCGGCACCGTCCTGGTTGGGCACGACCTCGTCGAAGTCGAGCGGCTGACCGGCGCCCGTGCGCGACTTCCAGTCGGTGGGGTTGACGGCTGAGCGCACGACGCGCACGCGCACCTCCCCCGGCCCGGGGGTGCCGGGCTCACGCTCGACGAGCTGGAGGACGTCGGAGGATCCGGGGGCGGTGAAGACGATGGCGCGCATGGGGCGACTCCTGGGGTCTGGGGTGAGGTTGCCCCCGGAACAACCCGCCCCGCTCCCACCGTATGCCGCGCCCGGCGGCAGGGCACGCACTCACGGCGGTCTCCTCGGCACCCACCTGTCCGTTGTGCGCCACCCCAGCTGTGCGGCATACCGGACAGCGGGGTGTCGAGAAGGCCACAGGCTCGATCGGTGGGACGAGGGTGGTCGGCCACGGTGGCGGGCACGATGGTCTTGACCCTCACGCGACGTGAGGCCGCAGGCTCGAGGGCATGACCGGAGGAACGATGTCGACCAGGAGCACCCGACAGGACGCGCTCACCGTGGGTCAGGTGGCTGACGAGCTCGACGTGACGGTGCGGACCCTGCACCACTACGACGAGATCGGGTTGCTGACCCCGTCGGGCCGCACGCCCGCGGGCTACCGCCTCTACACGCAGGCCGACCTGGAGCGGCTGCAGCACGTCGTCGTCTACCGGCGGCTCGGCTTCTCGCTCGAGCAGGTCGCCGAGCTGCTCGACGCCGACGCGGCCGACCTGCGGGGCCACCTGCAGCGACAGCGCGACACGGTCATCGCCAGGTTGGGTCAGCTGCACGACCTGGTCGACGCGATCGACGCAGCACTACAGAAGGAGGAGTCAGGCATGAAGCTCACCCGTGACGAGCAGAAGCTGCTGTTCGGCGGCCCGTTCGCCGAGCACCAGGACGAGTATGCCGCCGAGGCGGAACAGCGCTGGGGCGAGACCGACGCCTGGACGCAGTCCACGGCCCGGACCACGGACTACACCAAGGCCGACTGGGAGGCGATCAAGGCGGAGGTCGACGAGGTCAATTCCCGGCTCGTCGCGGCGCTGCGCTCCGGCGCCGCGCCCACGTCCGACGCCGCCACCGCAGCCGCCGAGGCGCACCGCCAGCACATCACCCGCTGGTTCTACGACGTGCCGCTCGCGGTGCACCGCGGCCTCGGCGACATGTACGTCGCCGACCCGCGCTTCACCGCGACCTACGAGGAGGCTGCGACGGGGCTGGCGTCCTACCTGCGCGACGCCATCCACGCGAACGCCGACCGCCGCGAGGAGGCGGGCGGCGCCTGAGGGCTGACGGGCTGTGTCGCCGCACTGGCCTAGGCTCGCGGGCGTGACCACGACGCCCGCGAGCCCCACCGGCTTCTTCCTCGCCTTCGAGGGCGGAGACGGCGCGGGCAAGTCCACCCAGGTGGCACTGCTCGTGGCCGCGCTCCGGGCCGCCGGCCGCGACGTGTTCGTCACCCGCCAGCCCGGCGGCACCCCCCTGGGGGCGGCGCTGCGCGAGCTCGTGCTGCACGGCGAGCACGTCGTGCCACGGGCCGAGGCGCTGATCTACGCGGCCGACAAGGCCCAGCACGTCGACACGCTGGTCCGGCCCGCCCTCGCGGAGGGCCGGGTGGTCGTCACCGACCGGTACGTCGACAGCTCGGTCGCCTACCAGGGCGCGGGGCGCGACCTCGGCGCCGACGACGTCACTCGCCTGCAGCGGTGGGCCGTCGACGACCTGCTGCCCGACCTGACCGTCGTGCTCGACGTGACGCCCGAGGTCGGCCGGGCCCGCCGCGTCGGTCGCGGAGAGGCCGCACCCGACCGGCTCGAGGCCGAGGGCGACGCCTTCCACGCGGCGGTGCGCGAGCACTTCCTCGTGCTGGCGGCGGCCGACCCCGGGCGCTACCTGGTGCTCGACGCGGGCCTGGGGGCGACGGCCCTGCACACGTTCGTGATGGAGCGGGTCACCGCGGCGGGGGTGCTCGGGTGAGCGTGGGTGCTGTGGGGAGTGTCTGGGACGACGTCATCGGCCAGCCCGACGCCGTGGCCACTCTCTCGCACGCCGCCACGCACCCGGCCGCGATGACCCACGCCTGGCTGCTCACCGGCCCTCCCGGCTCGGGCCGCAGCGTCGCGGCGCGCGCCTTCGCCGCCGCCCTGCAGTGCCCCGACGGCGGCTGCGGCACCTGCCGTGAGTGCCGCACCGCGCTCGAGGGCACCCACGCTGACGTGCACGTGGTCGCCACCGAAGGTCTGTCGCTCAAGGTCGCCGCCATGCGCGAGCTCGTCCAGGAGGCCGCGCTGCGACCGTCCGTCGGGCGCTGGCGGGTGATCATCGTCGAGGACGCCGACCGGTTGACGTCCTACACCGACGCTCCCGCCAACGCCCTGCTCAAGGCCCTCGAGGAGCCCACCCCCCGCACGGTCTGGGTGCTCTGCGCGCCCTCGCTCGACGACGTCATCATCACCATCCGCTCGCGCTCGCGGCACGTGCGCCTGCGCACGCCCCCGACGCAGGCGGTCGCCGACCTGCTCGTGCGCCGCGACGGCGTCGACCCCTCCATGGCCATGTATGCCGCCCGCGCGGCCCAGTCGCACGTCGGCCTGGCGCGGCGGCTGGCGCGCGACGAGGGCGCCCGCATCCGCCGCCACGAGGTGATCTCGATGCCGGTGCGGATCCGCAGCGTCGGTGACGCCGTCGGTGCCGCGGCCGACCTCGCCGCCATCGCCGACGACGAGTCGGGAGCCGCCGCGACCGAGCGTGACGCCACCGAGAAGACGCGTCTGCTCGAGACGCTCGGCGCCGACCCAGCCGCCCGCACCCAGCCGCCCCACGTGCGCTCCCAGGTGACCGCGCTCGAGAAGGAGCAGAAGACCCGGTCCACGCGTCTGGCCCGCGACGTCGTCGACCGCTCGCTGCTCGACCTGCTGTCGGTCTACCGCGACGCCCTCGTGCTCCACCTCGACAGCCGGGTGGCCCTGGTCAACGAGGACAGCCTCGACGTGGTGAGGGCGCTGGCCTCGTCGGCGTCGCCCGAGCAGCTGCTGGTGGCGATGGACGCGGTGGGCGAGGCCCGCAGCCGGATCGGCGCCAACGTGCCGCCGCTGTTGGCGCTCGAGGCGATGGCCATCACCTTCGTGCTCGGCCCGGGCTGACTGGGTGTGTCCTATTTGGCCGACGGTGACTGCGCCGTGGACGACGGCAAGCACGATGCGGGCCATGGCGTACTCCAGTGACCTGACCGACGAGCAGTGGGCCCTCCTGGGGCCGGTGTTCACTGGCCCGCGCAAGCGGGGCCCGAAGCACGGCCCAGACCTCCGCAGGGTGGTGGACGCGATGCTGTACATCTCGCACACCGGGTGTCAGTGGCGGTACCTGCCGGAGTCGTTCGGGCCGTGGACGCGGGTGTGGTCGCAGTTCCGCCGTTGGTCTCGTAACGGCACGTGGGCGTGGGCGTTGACCGTGCTGCACGCGGCGGCCCGCACCGTCGAGGGTCGGGTCGAGGCGACCCCGTCGATGGTGGTGATCGACACCCATCTCGCGCGGGGCTCGTCGAACGGTGGTTCGACGTTCATGACCGGGGCGGCCCGTTCGGGCGCACGAAGGGCGCGAAGCGGGTTGTCGCGGTCGACGTGACGGGGCTGCCGATCGGTGCTCTCGTGGTGCCGCCCTCCACCCACGAGAACCGGGCCAGTGACCTCCTGCTGACTCATCTGGCGGGGCAGGGCGTCACGGACCGGTTGGAGCTGGTGCTGGTCGACCGGGGGTCACCCCGACCGCGGCCCGGACCCTGTCTCGCGACCACGGG
Proteins encoded in this region:
- a CDS encoding MerR family transcriptional regulator, translating into MTGGTMSTRSTRQDALTVGQVADELDVTVRTLHHYDEIGLLTPSGRTPAGYRLYTQADLERLQHVVVYRRLGFSLEQVAELLDADAADLRGHLQRQRDTVIARLGQLHDLVDAIDAALQKEESGMKLTRDEQKLLFGGPFAEHQDEYAAEAEQRWGETDAWTQSTARTTDYTKADWEAIKAEVDEVNSRLVAALRSGAAPTSDAATAAAEAHRQHITRWFYDVPLAVHRGLGDMYVADPRFTATYEEAATGLASYLRDAIHANADRREEAGGA
- a CDS encoding methylated-DNA--[protein]-cysteine S-methyltransferase, producing MAPVDPTTWHTELDSPVGRLSVVRDAGAVTGLYFEGHSRRPDVARWGERRADGFEQLASELGEYFTGTRRRFTLPVRLDGRPFQQQVWALLAQIPHGETTTYGALSARLASRSAHPRAVGHAVGQNPVSLLVPCHRVVGATGSLTGYAGGLARKQHLLVLEGVLGEGESVVPRGPTLFAL
- a CDS encoding SDR family NAD(P)-dependent oxidoreductase — protein: MSTPQLPLGTGFGADTTADEVLAGVDLTGRIALVTGGYSGLGLETTRALARAGAHVVVPARRPDTAREQLDGLAGVEVDELDLADLGSVEAFAGRFLATGRDLDLMINSAAVMATPETRVGPGWEAQFATNHLGHFALVNRLMPALTAGSGARVVSVSSIGHHRSAIRWDDIDFATGYEKWAAYGQAKTANSLFAVHLDAVGADRGVRAFAVHPGGILTPLQRHLSREEQVEMGWIDEQGRSLHPAFKSPQAGAATATFAATSAQLDGLGGVYLEDCDIASPRHEGGPRAGVMPYAVDPAEAERLWQLSAQRTGVDAFA
- a CDS encoding serine hydrolase domain-containing protein; translated protein: MSETQPVLESSTRQALSHRLRVEQAGSRLPSVAAGLVREGRLVWSDAVGTVDGRAEGAAADTDTQYRIGSITKTFVAVAVLRLRDRGALDLDDRFEEHVPGSAFGRATVAQLLSQSSGLQAETDGPWWERTPGGGWDDLVSPVAPRQRTRAGRRFHYSNVGFAALGELVARAHGIPWHEVVARDLLTPLQMGRTTTRPSGKAAQGLAVHPLTDQLLSEPEHDAGAMAPAGQLWSTVEDLARWAAFLGGDLGDVLSRDTMDEMLEPQAVVDLPGLPWTGAYGLGWQVWNVDGRRYVGHGGSMPGFLAGLQVDLESGDGVVSFANTTSGMSPFGRELLQLVAEREPRDPVVWRAGGSSREAVELVGSWHWGPTRQELRADGEGGLVLGLPGEGRGSRFRPAGTDEWVGVDGYYAAEPLRVVRDGAGAVSHLDLASFRLTREPYDPARDIPGGVDGSGWH
- a CDS encoding TraR/DksA C4-type zinc finger protein; amino-acid sequence: MSGEQSARDGTDQPAELVELLAARRSLQTERDRLETRVRALDADMAELVEASRDSNADDEHDPEGQTIGYERAQLAALTAASRRRLVEVDAALERVGTSAHGRCAQCGGPVGAARLEARPTARTCVTCAQQLERAGIRGRWG
- the tmk gene encoding dTMP kinase, with product MTTTPASPTGFFLAFEGGDGAGKSTQVALLVAALRAAGRDVFVTRQPGGTPLGAALRELVLHGEHVVPRAEALIYAADKAQHVDTLVRPALAEGRVVVTDRYVDSSVAYQGAGRDLGADDVTRLQRWAVDDLLPDLTVVLDVTPEVGRARRVGRGEAAPDRLEAEGDAFHAAVREHFLVLAAADPGRYLVLDAGLGATALHTFVMERVTAAGVLG
- a CDS encoding SDR family oxidoreductase → MRDDGRGVLVTGASRGIGAATAQAFAAQGDRVAVHYRSGEVQARAVLADLPGEGHVLVQADLADPQQVRHLADETVAGLGRVDVLVNNAALFLDPDPARVGGSRRGEHRVTDVDYDDWVRAWQTTIATNLLGPANLTWCVARHMGEVPPRGGLPVGRVVNVGSRGAYRGEPHVPAYGASKAGLHAFGQSMAVALAPVGISVVSVAPGFVATEMAAALLDGPEGDGIRAQSPYGRVASPQEVARAIVALADPGAEWMSGAVVDLNGASHLR
- a CDS encoding methylated-DNA--[protein]-cysteine S-methyltransferase; this encodes MTDPRTTDPLDLATALGAAYAVPPGDLDRLRQRLAKAAERDDLLDVAIRTVDSPVGALLLAATVEGVVRVAFSSEGFDAVQAELADRVSPRVLVAPRRLDPAARQLDDYFAGGRRQFELPLDWRLVAGYRSEVLHHLATDVPYGGTASYAALAARTSSPRAVRAVGTACATNPLPLLVPCHRVVRSDGSAGRYRGGPEAKATLLALESRA
- a CDS encoding NADPH:quinone reductase, giving the protein MRAIVFTAPGSSDVLQLVEREPGTPGPGEVRVRVVRSAVNPTDWKSRTGAGQPLDFDEVVPNQDGAGVVDAVGEGVTALAVGDRVWVMLAQHQRPTGTAQELTVLPADRVVLLPDTASFDLGADLGVPAVTAHRALTTSEGGPTRLTAGALSGRTVLVAGGAGAVGNAAIQLAVWAGATVVTTVSGADKGALATAAGAHHVVNYRDGDQADTVAAIRAVVPDGVDIVVEVAPAQNLRLDLQVIRPRGTIAIYANNGGDEVTLTVRETFGTNARFQWVLLYTVGQEALTAAAEDINAAVAAGAFGVGDQHGLPLHHYALEETAAAHAAVEDGVVGKVLIDVSAG
- a CDS encoding sigma-70 family RNA polymerase sigma factor — its product is MSAHVERGVGQGVGRGRQPFEGVVTDHGAMVLRVVRAVLGAGDDADDAWSETFLAALGAWPDLPADTHVEAWLVTVAHRKAVDVTRRRARHAVPVADLPETAGAHPAAGWPGGGAAVGSGAHADALDLTAAVAALPRRQREAVAYHHLAGLPHAEVAALVGSTPAAVRRAAADGVAALRRTTSLEDR
- a CDS encoding MarR family winged helix-turn-helix transcriptional regulator; this translates as MDEATAPSTITTDERAATEGHDEQRLTTVRALRELILAGEHYRLAVAVHLGVTVNESQVFSYLFVNGPMGQTDLARAMNLTTSTLTAMIDRLEARGYTERRSDPSDRRRSIVALSETGEHELAGVRHWMTNALESVADAEVEAAGELFRTVASSLRGYTSAVVDMESKHERPRRRI